One Brevibacillus choshinensis genomic window carries:
- the ald gene encoding alanine dehydrogenase: MIIGVPKEIKNNENRVGLTPAGVSSYKQAGHRILVETQAGAGSGFNDEDYAAAGAEILENASDVWREAEMICKVKEPLAQEYPYFRENQILFTYLHLAPEKELTEQLVAKKVVAIAYETIQTDDRALPLLMPMSEVAGRMSVQIGAQFLEKPHGGKGILLGGVPGVPPGKVVIVGGGIVGTNAAKMAIGLGADVTILDVNANRLRQLDDQFQGRLHTLMSNPYNLAEAVKHADLLIGAVLIPGARAPRLVTEGMVKSMTPGSVIVDVAIDQGGSIETVDRISTHSDPTYVKHGVVHYSVANMPGAVPRTSTIALSNVTLPYGLLLANKGYRAAITQNRALARGVNVINGSIVYEAVARSLQMTYTPLDDVLADMPL, translated from the coding sequence ATGATCATCGGGGTACCAAAGGAAATCAAAAATAATGAAAATCGTGTTGGATTGACTCCGGCTGGAGTGAGTTCCTATAAACAGGCAGGGCATCGGATTCTGGTCGAAACGCAGGCAGGGGCAGGATCGGGATTCAACGATGAGGATTACGCGGCGGCTGGAGCAGAGATTTTGGAAAACGCCAGCGATGTATGGCGAGAGGCCGAGATGATCTGCAAAGTGAAAGAGCCATTGGCCCAAGAGTATCCCTATTTTCGGGAAAATCAAATCTTGTTTACGTATTTACACCTGGCACCCGAAAAAGAGCTGACGGAACAGCTCGTTGCCAAAAAAGTGGTGGCGATCGCTTACGAGACGATCCAAACCGATGACCGTGCACTTCCACTGCTAATGCCAATGAGCGAGGTAGCCGGGCGGATGTCCGTGCAGATTGGAGCGCAGTTCTTGGAGAAACCGCATGGCGGTAAAGGAATTTTGCTCGGAGGAGTGCCGGGAGTTCCCCCAGGGAAGGTCGTCATTGTTGGGGGAGGTATCGTGGGCACCAATGCAGCGAAGATGGCGATCGGTCTCGGTGCAGATGTGACGATTCTGGATGTGAATGCGAATCGGCTCAGGCAATTGGACGATCAGTTTCAAGGTAGACTGCATACGCTGATGTCCAATCCTTACAATCTAGCGGAAGCGGTCAAGCATGCGGATCTGCTGATCGGTGCTGTCCTCATCCCTGGAGCTCGAGCGCCTCGCCTTGTCACGGAGGGCATGGTGAAATCCATGACACCCGGATCAGTCATCGTGGATGTAGCGATTGACCAAGGCGGGTCCATTGAAACGGTCGACCGCATTTCCACGCACAGTGACCCGACGTACGTCAAGCACGGTGTGGTGCATTATTCAGTCGCCAATATGCCGGGTGCTGTGCCGCGTACCTCGACGATCGCACTATCCAATGTCACCCTTCCTTATGGCTTGCTTTTGGCGAATAAAGGTTACCGTGCAGCCATCACCCAAAACCGAGCATTGGCGCGGGGGGTTAACGTCATCAATGGGAGCATCGTATACGAGGCGGTGGCAAGATCGCTGCAAATGACCTACACACCTTTGGACGACGTTCTGGCTGACATGCCGCTGTAA
- a CDS encoding YqzK family protein, which translates to MRVPYRRMMEALRFLLLFVTCTLLSYGIITLITAKLLPDNPYGEPHGNAVKVVKLVNSPETQDLDGYLSRLQLFYVTGE; encoded by the coding sequence ATGCGGGTACCGTACCGCCGTATGATGGAGGCGCTGCGATTTCTGCTCTTGTTTGTGACGTGTACGCTGCTCTCTTACGGAATCATCACGTTGATCACAGCCAAACTGCTCCCGGACAATCCTTATGGAGAGCCCCACGGCAACGCTGTAAAGGTCGTAAAGCTGGTGAATTCCCCCGAAACGCAGGATCTGGATGGCTATTTGTCGCGTCTGCAGCTTTTCTACGTGACAGGGGAGTAA
- the xerD gene encoding site-specific tyrosine recombinase XerD, whose amino-acid sequence MDSLIDQFIHFLAVEKGLSRNTLESYQRDMVAYTTYLQDQGITRIEDSTRTEIIGYLLVLREKGRATATLSRNMASIRAFYQFLVRDKYIDKDPSIHLETPKIEKRLPKVLSIEEVERLLESPPVHNPAGLRDKAMLELLYATGIRVSELVNLDAADVNLDMGFVKCMGKGSKERIIPLGSVAVQMVRHYLSAGRPKLVKGTGDTALFLNHLGKQITRQGFWKIIKRYAVKANIRAEITPHTLRHSFATHLLENGADLRSVQEMLGHADISTTQIYTHVTRTRIKDIYAKTHPRA is encoded by the coding sequence ATGGACAGTCTGATTGATCAATTCATCCATTTCCTGGCTGTAGAAAAAGGGCTATCGCGAAATACTCTAGAATCGTACCAGCGGGATATGGTGGCCTATACTACGTATTTGCAGGACCAAGGAATCACGCGTATTGAGGATTCGACGCGCACCGAAATCATCGGCTACCTGCTCGTACTCCGGGAAAAAGGGAGAGCGACAGCTACACTTTCTCGCAACATGGCATCCATCCGGGCTTTCTACCAGTTTCTCGTTCGGGACAAATACATAGACAAAGACCCATCGATACACCTCGAAACCCCGAAGATCGAGAAACGACTGCCAAAGGTGCTTTCGATTGAAGAAGTGGAGCGTTTGCTGGAAAGTCCCCCTGTTCACAATCCGGCAGGGCTGCGTGATAAAGCCATGCTGGAGCTTTTGTACGCGACAGGGATTCGTGTCTCTGAGCTGGTCAATCTGGATGCAGCTGATGTGAATTTGGATATGGGATTCGTCAAGTGCATGGGGAAAGGCTCCAAGGAGCGTATCATTCCATTGGGATCTGTCGCCGTGCAAATGGTTCGGCACTACTTGTCTGCCGGTAGGCCCAAGCTGGTAAAAGGGACAGGTGATACGGCTTTGTTCCTGAACCATCTGGGAAAGCAGATCACGCGCCAAGGCTTTTGGAAGATCATCAAGCGTTATGCGGTCAAAGCCAATATCCGTGCCGAAATCACGCCGCATACCTTGAGACACTCCTTTGCCACCCACTTGCTGGAAAATGGGGCGGATTTGCGCTCCGTTCAGGAAATGCTGGGCCATGCGGATATTTCCACGACCCAGATTTACACGCACGTCACGCGTACCCGAATCAAGGATATTTATGCCAAGACTCATCCACGTGCGTAA
- the deoB gene encoding phosphopentomutase: MRFSRIFLIVMDSVGIGELPDAPKFRDEGAHTLGHIAERVEGFKLPHLEKLGLGNIAPLKNVPAASAPLAHYGKMQEISMGKDTTTGHWEIMGLHVSTPFNTYPDGFPASLISEFEQRIGRKVLGNKVASGTDILDELGEEHMKTGNVIVYTSADSVFQVAAHEDVIPLEELYRICEIARELTLRDEYAVTRVIARPFVGEPGNFSRTSNRHDYSVKPFSPTVMNHLQDAGLTSIAIGKISDIYAEEGITKSIRTKDNMDGVDQLLGTMKESFKGLSFVNLVDFDAKFGHRRDPQGYGEALMEFDSRIPELLAALQDGDLLVITADHGNDPVHHGTDHTREYVPLLAYHKGIAQAHNLGIRETFADLGATIADNFEVKAPAIGKSFLSGL, from the coding sequence ATGCGTTTTTCTCGTATTTTTTTGATTGTGATGGATAGTGTAGGAATTGGTGAGCTGCCGGATGCTCCGAAATTTCGCGATGAGGGTGCACACACGTTGGGGCATATTGCAGAGAGAGTCGAAGGTTTCAAGCTGCCGCATCTGGAAAAGCTGGGATTGGGAAATATCGCGCCCTTGAAGAATGTACCTGCGGCCTCTGCACCACTTGCTCACTATGGAAAAATGCAGGAAATATCCATGGGGAAAGATACGACAACGGGACACTGGGAAATCATGGGTCTTCATGTCTCCACCCCGTTTAATACATACCCGGATGGTTTTCCTGCCAGTCTGATCAGCGAGTTCGAACAACGAATCGGTCGCAAGGTTTTGGGGAACAAGGTGGCTTCCGGTACGGATATTCTGGACGAACTGGGCGAAGAACACATGAAGACCGGAAACGTCATTGTGTACACTTCTGCTGACAGCGTTTTCCAGGTAGCTGCTCATGAAGACGTGATCCCTCTCGAGGAGCTTTATCGCATTTGCGAAATCGCCCGCGAGCTGACCCTGAGAGACGAGTATGCCGTTACCCGTGTCATTGCGCGTCCATTTGTAGGGGAACCAGGCAATTTCTCGCGCACTTCGAATCGCCATGACTATTCGGTGAAGCCATTTTCTCCGACTGTCATGAATCATCTTCAAGATGCAGGGCTGACCTCCATAGCCATCGGCAAGATCAGCGATATCTATGCGGAAGAGGGGATTACAAAGTCCATTCGCACCAAAGACAATATGGATGGCGTCGATCAGCTGCTTGGAACGATGAAAGAGTCCTTTAAGGGGCTCAGCTTTGTCAATCTGGTTGACTTCGATGCAAAATTTGGTCACAGGCGTGATCCTCAAGGCTATGGAGAGGCTCTCATGGAATTCGACTCGCGGATCCCTGAGCTGCTGGCGGCACTTCAGGATGGCGATCTGCTCGTGATCACAGCAGACCATGGCAACGACCCCGTACACCACGGTACCGATCACACGCGGGAATACGTTCCGCTACTCGCTTACCACAAAGGAATTGCACAGGCGCACAATCTTGGAATTCGCGAGACCTTCGCTGACTTGGGTGCGACGATTGCAGACAACTTTGAAGTGAAAGCTCCTGCGATAGGAAAAAGCTTCCTGAGTGGTTTATAA
- a CDS encoding purine-nucleoside phosphorylase, with translation MANFHEAVAYIQPRLAEKPTIGLVLGSGLGVLADEIENPVVIPYHEIPGFTVSTVVGHKGQLVIGTLQGKQVVAMQGRFHFYEGHGLDAVVFPIRVMKLLGVETIIVTNAAGGINENYDPGNLMLIADHINMTFRNPLIGANDEAMGARFPDMSEAYSKELRQLAKEVAGEQGIELREGVYVGLLGPSYETPAEIRMLRILGGDAVGMSTVPEVIVARHMGVKVLGISCISNMAAGILEQPLSHDEVMETTEKVKTQFLALVNGIVAKL, from the coding sequence ATGGCAAATTTCCATGAAGCAGTAGCCTATATTCAACCAAGATTGGCAGAAAAACCAACGATCGGTCTGGTGCTCGGCTCCGGTCTCGGCGTGCTGGCGGATGAAATTGAAAATCCGGTCGTCATCCCCTATCACGAGATTCCAGGCTTTACCGTATCGACGGTAGTAGGGCACAAAGGCCAACTCGTTATCGGTACGTTGCAAGGAAAGCAAGTCGTTGCCATGCAAGGACGCTTTCACTTCTACGAAGGCCATGGCCTCGATGCGGTCGTTTTCCCGATTCGCGTCATGAAGCTGCTCGGTGTGGAAACCATCATCGTGACAAACGCTGCTGGCGGCATCAATGAAAACTATGATCCAGGAAACCTGATGCTCATCGCGGACCACATCAACATGACATTCCGCAATCCGTTGATCGGAGCGAACGATGAAGCAATGGGCGCTCGTTTCCCTGACATGTCAGAAGCGTACTCCAAAGAACTGCGCCAGCTGGCAAAAGAAGTGGCAGGCGAGCAAGGTATCGAATTGCGTGAAGGCGTATACGTCGGCCTGCTTGGACCTAGCTATGAGACCCCCGCAGAAATTCGCATGCTGCGCATTCTAGGCGGAGACGCGGTAGGCATGTCCACCGTGCCGGAAGTCATCGTTGCCCGTCACATGGGCGTAAAGGTGCTGGGGATTTCTTGCATCAGCAACATGGCAGCAGGCATTTTGGAGCAGCCATTGTCTCACGATGAAGTGATGGAGACCACGGAAAAGGTGAAAACACAGTTTTTGGCTCTGGTTAACGGAATCGTTGCCAAGCTGTAA
- a CDS encoding pyrimidine-nucleoside phosphorylase — protein MRMVDIIAKKRDGVELTSDEIQFLVDGYTDGSIPDYQMSAWAMAVFFCGMTPRETGDLTMAMAGSGEQLDLSSLQGIKVDKHSTGGVGDKTTLVVAPLVAAAGIPVAKMSGRGLGYSGGTIDKLESFAGFAVERTREQFLQQVRDIGVSVIGQSGNLTPADKKLYALRDVTATVEAVPLIASSIMSKKIAAGADAILLDVKVGKGAFMKSLEEAETLARAMVAIGSQVGRKTVAVISDMNQPLGFAVGNALEVKEAIETLAGKGPRDLTELALAIGSRMLVLGGLVSDEQEGRARLTEIMATGKAVEKLAEMVEAQGGDKRDVYDTGRLPKATIIHEVVAAEDGYLTAIDAEAVGHASVVLGAGRLTKEMAIDLAVGLVLHKKRGDQVKAGDVLMTIHANQNDLLQSALRELEGAFAFSTQPPTDQPLIYKIID, from the coding sequence ATGCGTATGGTCGATATCATCGCCAAGAAAAGAGATGGCGTCGAGCTGACTTCAGATGAAATTCAATTCCTGGTTGATGGGTACACAGATGGCAGCATTCCGGATTATCAGATGTCTGCATGGGCGATGGCCGTTTTCTTTTGCGGCATGACACCGCGGGAGACGGGAGACTTGACGATGGCGATGGCGGGGTCTGGTGAACAGCTTGACCTCTCCTCGCTTCAGGGAATCAAGGTAGACAAACACAGTACGGGCGGAGTCGGAGACAAGACGACATTGGTTGTCGCTCCTCTCGTTGCCGCTGCGGGCATACCTGTGGCTAAGATGTCTGGTCGCGGTCTGGGGTATTCGGGCGGGACCATTGACAAGCTGGAATCTTTTGCAGGTTTTGCTGTGGAACGCACACGCGAGCAATTTTTGCAGCAAGTGCGGGATATTGGCGTGTCCGTGATCGGGCAGTCAGGCAATCTGACGCCTGCAGATAAGAAGCTGTATGCCTTGCGCGATGTGACAGCGACGGTGGAAGCCGTTCCGCTGATCGCCAGCTCCATCATGTCCAAAAAAATCGCGGCAGGTGCAGACGCTATCTTGCTGGATGTGAAGGTGGGCAAGGGCGCATTCATGAAAAGCCTGGAAGAAGCGGAGACTCTCGCACGCGCGATGGTGGCGATCGGCAGCCAGGTTGGACGCAAAACAGTGGCTGTCATCAGCGACATGAACCAGCCGCTGGGCTTTGCTGTGGGCAATGCGCTGGAAGTGAAGGAAGCGATCGAGACGTTGGCAGGAAAAGGGCCGCGTGATTTGACAGAGCTGGCACTCGCGATAGGATCCCGGATGCTTGTTTTGGGCGGTCTTGTATCCGACGAGCAGGAAGGCCGCGCAAGGCTTACGGAAATCATGGCAACAGGCAAAGCGGTGGAGAAGCTGGCGGAAATGGTGGAGGCCCAGGGCGGGGACAAGCGCGATGTGTATGATACAGGCCGTCTGCCGAAAGCGACGATCATTCATGAAGTCGTTGCTGCCGAGGATGGCTATTTGACAGCCATCGATGCCGAAGCAGTCGGGCATGCCTCCGTCGTTCTGGGCGCAGGCAGATTGACCAAGGAAATGGCCATCGATCTGGCAGTTGGCCTTGTCCTGCACAAAAAGCGCGGAGACCAAGTCAAAGCGGGCGACGTGCTCATGACCATCCACGCCAATCAGAATGACCTGCTGCAAAGCGCTCTGCGGGAGCTGGAAGGCGCATTCGCTTTTTCGACACAGCCACCGACAGATCAGCCGCTGATTTACAAAATCATTGACTAG
- a CDS encoding Lrp/AsnC family transcriptional regulator has protein sequence MKKLDHVDKQILQILQEDGRTPYTEIAHQLGVSEGTIRSRITRLLQDGVFQFIIHPDPEKLGLHVQAIIGLTTKLGMQKNVAEELSKISAVRFVGAFSGKHDLIIQACFHSNDELITFVNERLSQIEGIAAADVSLELKQYKDSFSFVQDDEVTLQ, from the coding sequence ATGAAAAAGCTAGACCATGTTGACAAGCAGATCCTGCAAATCTTACAGGAAGACGGACGAACACCGTATACAGAAATCGCGCATCAACTTGGTGTTAGTGAAGGTACGATTCGTTCCCGTATTACCCGCCTGCTACAAGATGGAGTCTTTCAATTCATCATCCATCCTGACCCGGAGAAATTGGGACTACATGTACAGGCTATAATCGGATTGACCACAAAGCTCGGCATGCAGAAAAATGTCGCGGAAGAGCTGAGCAAGATCTCAGCCGTCAGATTTGTGGGTGCATTTAGCGGTAAGCACGACTTGATTATCCAAGCGTGTTTCCATAGCAATGACGAACTGATCACCTTTGTCAATGAACGACTCTCTCAAATTGAAGGTATCGCTGCTGCTGATGTCTCGCTAGAACTGAAGCAGTACAAAGATTCCTTCTCTTTCGTTCAGGATGACGAGGTGACCTTGCAGTGA
- a CDS encoding peptide ABC transporter substrate-binding protein, translating into MKKNIFALVSSVAVLGTALAGCAGQQASQPAAQQPANNTQTQTPAAPAPAEKKPQVLRMNLHSEPPTGDPGLAEDTTSGAVILATFDGLTRIGADEKPHEAAAESYTVSDDKLTYTFKIRDHKWSNGDPVTAKDFEFAWKRALDPKTASNYAYQLYYIKNGEKANKGEAKLDDVGVKALDDKTLEVKLENPTPFFLELLAFRTYFPVNQKVVEGNEKWAAEAKTHVGNGPFKIESWEHKSKLVLVKNDNYWDKDNVKLDKIEFSMVEDENTELSMFENGELDWAGSPMSSLPTDAIPALKDSGKMVTKPIAGTYWYKFNTEKPPFNNVKIRKAFTYSIDRQGLIDNILQTGQIPATGAVPPSMVLNPNGYFKDKDLETAKTLLDEGMKELGITKLPAITLSYNTSEGHKKIAEAIQDQWKKNLGVDVKLENKEWKVYLEDLHEGNFQIGRMGWLGDFNDPINFLELYKDKMGGNNDTRWENPKFKELLNQSALESDLDKRKKILADAEQILMDDMPIMPIYFYTQSWVQNPSVKGVQMTGLGDVDWKSAYIE; encoded by the coding sequence TTGAAAAAGAATATTTTTGCATTGGTGAGTTCTGTAGCAGTACTCGGGACTGCATTGGCTGGTTGTGCCGGCCAACAAGCTTCTCAACCGGCAGCACAGCAGCCAGCTAACAACACTCAAACCCAAACGCCGGCTGCACCTGCTCCAGCAGAGAAAAAACCGCAAGTGCTCAGAATGAACCTGCACTCCGAGCCGCCAACTGGCGACCCAGGACTCGCTGAGGATACCACATCTGGTGCGGTCATCCTGGCTACCTTCGACGGCTTGACACGGATTGGTGCGGATGAAAAGCCGCATGAAGCTGCAGCCGAGAGCTACACCGTTTCGGATGACAAGCTCACGTACACCTTCAAAATCCGTGATCACAAATGGAGCAACGGAGATCCTGTTACAGCAAAAGACTTTGAATTTGCTTGGAAGCGCGCTCTCGATCCAAAAACGGCTTCCAACTACGCATATCAGCTGTACTACATTAAAAACGGTGAAAAAGCGAACAAAGGCGAAGCAAAGCTTGACGATGTCGGTGTGAAGGCACTCGACGACAAGACTTTGGAAGTGAAGCTAGAAAACCCAACTCCATTCTTCTTAGAACTGCTCGCGTTCCGTACCTATTTCCCAGTAAACCAAAAAGTGGTTGAGGGGAATGAGAAGTGGGCAGCTGAAGCGAAAACCCACGTAGGTAACGGTCCGTTCAAAATTGAGTCTTGGGAACACAAGAGCAAACTGGTTCTCGTGAAAAACGACAACTATTGGGACAAGGACAACGTAAAGCTCGACAAAATCGAGTTCTCGATGGTCGAGGATGAAAACACAGAATTGTCCATGTTTGAAAATGGCGAACTTGACTGGGCCGGTTCTCCAATGAGCTCCCTGCCGACAGATGCGATTCCTGCTCTGAAAGACTCCGGGAAAATGGTTACCAAACCAATCGCGGGTACTTACTGGTACAAGTTCAATACGGAAAAGCCGCCGTTTAACAACGTCAAGATTCGTAAAGCGTTTACGTATTCGATCGACCGCCAAGGCTTGATTGACAACATCCTGCAAACGGGCCAAATCCCGGCGACTGGTGCAGTTCCACCGTCCATGGTGTTGAATCCGAACGGATACTTCAAGGATAAGGATCTCGAAACAGCGAAGACGCTGTTGGATGAAGGGATGAAAGAGCTGGGCATTACCAAACTGCCAGCCATCACACTCTCGTACAACACTTCGGAAGGTCACAAAAAGATCGCTGAGGCGATTCAAGACCAGTGGAAAAAGAACCTCGGCGTAGATGTAAAGCTCGAGAACAAAGAGTGGAAGGTTTACCTCGAAGACTTGCATGAAGGGAACTTCCAAATCGGGCGAATGGGCTGGCTGGGTGACTTCAACGACCCAATCAACTTCCTCGAGCTCTACAAAGACAAGATGGGTGGAAACAATGACACCCGTTGGGAAAATCCGAAGTTCAAGGAGCTCCTGAACCAATCTGCACTGGAATCTGATCTGGACAAACGCAAAAAGATTCTGGCAGATGCCGAGCAAATCCTGATGGATGACATGCCAATCATGCCGATCTACTTCTACACGCAATCCTGGGTACAGAATCCAAGCGTTAAAGGTGTTCAAATGACAGGGCTGGGCGATGTAGACTGGAAGAGCGCTTACATCGAATAG
- a CDS encoding ABC transporter permease, with protein sequence MIRYLGKRIIFMLISLFLIVTATFFIMKAVPGGPFTSEKNVPDEIKAALEAKYKLNLPLHEQYFNYLKGVATWDLGPSFTEKSSTVNDMINRGFPVSAHLGAQSLLLAVFGGIILGVIAALKHNKWQDYSAMVIAVLGLSVPGFILASFYQYFFSIKWGLLPIAKWEGFEYTILPSLALAASPMAFIARLTRSNMIEVLGQDYIKTAKAKGLHTFTITVKHAIRNALLPVITYLGPLIANILTGAFVIERIFGVPGLGREFVLSITNRDYTVIMGTTVFYSIILVVMILIVDVAYTLVDPRIKLADAGRE encoded by the coding sequence TTGATCCGTTATCTTGGTAAGCGCATCATCTTCATGCTCATCTCACTCTTCTTGATCGTAACAGCCACCTTCTTCATCATGAAAGCAGTACCTGGTGGTCCATTTACGTCAGAGAAAAATGTTCCGGATGAGATCAAAGCGGCTCTGGAGGCCAAATACAAACTAAACTTGCCATTGCACGAGCAGTACTTCAATTATTTGAAAGGTGTTGCTACGTGGGATTTGGGTCCGTCCTTTACGGAAAAATCCTCGACGGTCAATGACATGATCAATCGCGGATTCCCTGTATCCGCTCATTTGGGAGCACAATCACTCTTGCTGGCTGTATTTGGAGGCATCATTCTCGGTGTCATTGCAGCACTCAAGCATAACAAATGGCAAGACTATTCAGCCATGGTGATCGCAGTTTTAGGGCTATCCGTACCAGGTTTTATCCTGGCTTCATTTTACCAGTATTTCTTTTCCATTAAATGGGGCTTGTTGCCTATCGCGAAGTGGGAAGGTTTCGAGTACACGATTCTTCCGTCTCTGGCGCTTGCAGCATCTCCAATGGCATTTATCGCACGTCTGACTCGTTCCAACATGATTGAGGTGCTGGGACAGGACTATATCAAAACGGCAAAAGCAAAAGGGCTGCACACTTTCACCATCACCGTGAAGCACGCGATCCGCAATGCTCTCTTGCCGGTCATCACTTACCTGGGTCCATTGATTGCCAACATTTTGACGGGTGCATTCGTAATTGAGCGTATTTTCGGTGTTCCTGGTCTGGGCCGTGAGTTTGTTCTCTCGATTACAAACCGCGACTACACCGTAATCATGGGTACGACCGTGTTCTACTCCATCATCTTGGTTGTCATGATCCTGATCGTTGACGTAGCCTACACATTGGTTGACCCACGGATTAAGCTGGCAGACGCAGGAAGGGAGTAA
- a CDS encoding ABC transporter permease: MQQLTKEHFEPISVDLRQSEAIKRPSLSFWADVWRRLKMNKVAMASMIFIVLLIVAAIVVPLVTNNDYFTTDLAGKNKKPSVEHWFGTDDLGRDVFVRIWYGARISLEVGLAAAFIDLIVGVIWGGLAGFYGGKVDEIMMRIADILFAIPYLLVVILLMVVLEPGVGTIIIALTITGWIGMARIVRGQMLQLKSQEFVLAARSLGADSSRLIFKHLIPNALGPIIVTLSLTVPSAIFAESFLSFIGLGVAAPVASWGTMSSEGLPAMKYYPWRLMFPALFISVTILAFNLFGDGLRDAVDPRLRK, from the coding sequence ATGCAACAATTGACGAAAGAGCATTTTGAACCAATTTCCGTTGACCTTCGCCAATCAGAAGCAATCAAACGCCCTAGCCTGTCGTTCTGGGCTGACGTGTGGCGCCGTTTGAAAATGAATAAAGTCGCAATGGCATCCATGATCTTTATTGTGCTGTTGATCGTTGCGGCGATCGTGGTTCCTTTAGTGACGAACAATGACTATTTTACGACCGATTTGGCAGGAAAGAACAAAAAACCTTCCGTTGAACACTGGTTTGGTACCGATGATTTGGGACGCGATGTGTTCGTGCGTATCTGGTACGGCGCGCGCATCTCTCTGGAAGTAGGTCTTGCAGCAGCGTTCATCGACCTGATCGTAGGGGTCATTTGGGGCGGTCTTGCAGGTTTCTATGGTGGAAAAGTAGATGAGATTATGATGCGTATTGCCGATATTTTGTTTGCGATTCCATATCTTCTCGTTGTTATTTTGCTCATGGTTGTGTTAGAACCGGGAGTAGGGACGATTATTATCGCCTTGACGATAACGGGCTGGATCGGGATGGCCCGGATCGTGCGGGGGCAGATGCTTCAGCTGAAATCACAGGAGTTCGTCCTGGCAGCCCGCTCTCTGGGTGCAGATTCTAGCCGTTTGATCTTCAAGCACTTGATTCCGAACGCTTTGGGACCTATCATCGTTACACTGAGCTTGACCGTACCATCTGCTATTTTCGCAGAGTCCTTCCTTTCCTTTATCGGTTTGGGGGTAGCAGCACCTGTTGCTTCCTGGGGTACGATGTCTTCCGAGGGTCTTCCGGCCATGAAGTACTACCCGTGGCGATTGATGTTCCCGGCATTGTTTATCTCCGTGACCATCTTGGCATTTAACTTGTTCGGTGACGGTCTGCGCGACGCAGTAGACCCACGCCTGCGGAAATAG
- a CDS encoding ABC transporter ATP-binding protein, whose amino-acid sequence MERILDVKDLHVSFHTYAGEVKAVRGVNFHVNRGEAVAIVGESGCGKSVTAQTLMKLIPMPPGDIKKGEILFNGEDIVKKSNKQMEAIRGKDIGMIFQDPMTSLNPTMTIGNQITEGLIKHQNMSRTAARERAIELLTMVGIPQPEKRIEQYPHEFSGGMRQRAMIAIALACSPKLLIADEPTTALDVTIQAQILDLMKDLQKKTGTSIILITHDLGVVAEMCDRVIVMYAGKVIETGTVDDIFYNPQHPYTKGLLRSVPRLDLNRDEPLTPIFGTPPDLLRPPVGCGFTARCESAMRVCQEIDPELNDVSTTQRAACWLQHPLAQNRAGS is encoded by the coding sequence ATGGAACGCATTCTTGATGTAAAAGACCTGCATGTCTCCTTCCATACGTATGCAGGGGAAGTAAAGGCAGTACGCGGCGTGAATTTCCACGTAAACCGCGGGGAAGCAGTAGCCATCGTAGGGGAGTCTGGCTGTGGTAAGTCTGTGACAGCTCAAACCTTGATGAAATTGATTCCGATGCCTCCTGGCGACATTAAAAAAGGGGAAATCCTTTTTAATGGCGAGGACATCGTCAAAAAGTCTAATAAACAGATGGAAGCAATCCGCGGGAAAGATATCGGGATGATCTTCCAGGATCCAATGACCTCTCTGAACCCAACCATGACGATTGGGAACCAGATTACAGAGGGCTTGATCAAGCACCAAAATATGTCCCGTACAGCAGCTCGTGAGCGTGCCATTGAGCTTTTGACCATGGTAGGGATTCCACAACCGGAGAAACGTATTGAGCAGTACCCACACGAATTCTCCGGGGGGATGCGTCAACGCGCGATGATCGCAATCGCATTGGCATGCTCTCCTAAGCTGCTGATCGCGGATGAGCCGACAACAGCGCTGGACGTAACCATCCAAGCACAAATCTTGGACTTGATGAAAGACCTGCAAAAGAAAACAGGCACTTCCATCATCTTGATCACCCATGACCTCGGGGTTGTGGCGGAAATGTGTGACCGCGTTATCGTAATGTATGCGGGCAAAGTGATTGAAACGGGAACAGTAGATGACATTTTCTACAACCCGCAACACCCGTACACCAAAGGACTGCTGCGTTCTGTTCCACGTCTTGACCTGAACCGTGACGAACCGCTGACTCCGATTTTCGGAACTCCGCCGGATCTGTTGCGTCCGCCAGTTGGCTGTGGCTTTACGGCACGCTGTGAATCTGCGATGCGCGTATGCCAAGAAATCGATCCTGAGTTGAACGACGTCAGCACGACCCAACGAGCAGCTTGCTGGCTCCAGCATCCGCTTGCTCAAAACCGCGCAGGATCGTAG